A genomic window from Brassica oleracea var. oleracea cultivar TO1000 chromosome C8, BOL, whole genome shotgun sequence includes:
- the LOC106308067 gene encoding E3 ubiquitin-protein ligase PUB22 produces the protein MDQEIEIPTFFLCPISLDIMKDPVIVSTGITYDRDSIEKWLFTGKKNTCPVTKQVITETDLTPNHTLRRLIQSWCTLNASHGIERIPTPKPPISKSEIEKLIKDSSSSHQNQVKCLKRLRQIVSENTTNKRCLEAANVPEFLAKIVSNSVDSYNSPSPSLSSSNLNDLCQSNMLENRFDSSRSLMDEALSLLYHLDTSETARKSLLNNKKGTNLVKTLTKIMQRGIYESRAYATFLLKKILEVADPMQIILLERELFNEVVQILHDQISHKATKSAMQILVIICPWGRNRHKAVEAGAISMIIELLMDETFSSERRTLEMAMVVLDMLCQCAEGRAEFLNHCAAIAVVSKKILRVSQITSERAVRVLLSIGRFCATPSLLQDMLQLGVVAKMCLVLQVSCGNKTKEKAKELLKLHARVWRESPCVPRNLYASYPA, from the coding sequence ATGGATCAAGAGATAGAGATTCCTACTTTCTTTCTATGTCCGATCTCTCTAGATATCATGAAGGACCCGGTGATAGTTTCCACCGGAATAACCTACGACAGAGACAGCATCGAGAAGTGGCTCTTCACCGGTAAGAAAAACACATGTCCGGTCACAAAACAAGTTATAACCGAAACTGATCTCACACCAAACCATACTCTACGCCGTTTAATCCAATCTTGGTGTACTCTCAACGCATCCCACGGCATCGAGAGGATCCCAACCCCAAAACCTCCTATCTCTAAATCCGAGATCGAAAAGCTCATCAAAGATTCATCATCTTCACATCAAAACCAAGTCAAATGCCTCAAAAGACTTCGTCAAATAGTGTCCGAGAATACAACGAACAAGCGGTGCTTAGAAGCTGCAAATGTTCCAGAGTTCTTGGCCAAGATCGTCAGCAACTCGGTAGATAGTTACAACTCTCCTTCTCCTTCACTTTCTTCGTCGAATCTCAACGATCTTTGTCAGTCAAACATGCTAGAGAATCGGTTTGATTCTTCTAGGAGCTTAATGGACGAAGCTTTAAGCTTGCTCTATCATCTCGACACATCGGAGACGGCCCGGAAGAGTCTTTTAAACAACAAGAAGGGAACAAATCTTGTGAAAACGTTGACTAAGATTATGCAACGGGGGATCTACGAGTCAAGAGCCTATGCGACTTTTCTTCTCAAGAAGATTCTTGAAGTTGCGGATCCAATGCAGATCATATTGTTGGAACGTGAGCTTTTCAACGAGGTGGTTCAGATCTTGCATGACCAGATCTCTCACAAGGCAACGAAATCAGCAATGCAGATCTTGGTGATTATATGTCCATGGGGAAGGAATAGACACAAGGCTGTGGAAGCTGGAGCGATCTCGATGATTATTGAGCTCTTGATGGATGAGACTTTCTCATCTGAGAGAAGGACTTTGGAGATGGCTATGGTGGTTCTTGATATGTTATGTCAGTGTGCAGAAGGAAGAGCTGAGTTCTTGAATCATTGTGCGGCTATTGCGGTTGTGTCTAAGAAGATACTTAGGGTCTCTCAGATAACTAGTGAAAGGGCGGTTAGGGTTTTGCTTTCTATTGGGAGGTTTTGTGCGACGCCTTCTCTATTGCAGGATATGTTGCAACTGGGAGTTGTGGCGAAGATGTGTCTTGTACTTCAAGTGAGTTGCGGGAACAAGACTAAAGAAAAGGCTAAAGAATTGCTTAAGCTTCACGCTAGGGTTTGGAGGGAGTCACCTTGTGTCCCAAGAAACTTGTATGCTTCGTATCCAGCTTGA